ACCACCGCGTAGAACAGCGTCACCAGGCAGGAGGAGGGAATAATCCACATGAAGGAGGGCGGCCGCTCCTCGGGAAAGACGCCGAAGGTGTGCCCCCAGCCGACCACCAGGCCGAAGAGCATGCCCGCGCAGGTGGCCTGAACGGCTATGGGGCCGGTACAGCGCTTCACCCAGATGGCCGCCAGGAACAACCCTCCCAGTCCGCCCACCGGGAAGCTGCTCACCCGTTGGGCAAGCTCCAGCAGATTGCCCCGGATGCCTTCCGGAATCAGAAACAGCACCAGGCACATCAAGATCGAGGACAGCCCCACGGCCACCGTGAGCAGGCGGGCCAGCAGGAGCTGAGTCCCCGCTGCCAGCGGCGTGGAACGCCAGCGTTCCACGTAGTCCACGCTGATGACGGTGGCCACCGAATTCATCCCCGAATCCAGGCTGGACATGGCGGCGCTGAACAGGGCCGCCACCACCAGCCCCGCCAGGCCGCGCGGAAGCTGCGAACGAATGAAATAGGGAAAGGCCTGGTCGGCATCGGCCGGGGGCTGGCCCTGGTAATAGGCGTAGAGAGCCATGCCCACAGCCACCAGAGCCAGCGTCACCAGCAAGCCCGAAATCAGGTCGCAGGCGCTGGACCACCGGGCCGATCGTGCCGAAGCGGTGGACATCAGCCGCTGCACGGCTACCTGGTCGCCGGCGTAGGTGCAGACGTACCAGAAGAAGCCCAGCAGGCCCATCCCCACCAGCGTGACCCGTTCAAAGGGATCGAAGCTGAAAATGGGCTGGCCGGGCCGATCGGCTGCCGCGATGGACTCCAACCAGGCGCCGGGGCCGGTTCCCGTTTCGGCAGCCACGTAGGCAACGGTGAAGAGGGCGCCGCCGAAGAGAATGAAGAACTGGGCCACGTCCGTCCAGATCACGGCGCGCATCCCGCCCAGAGTGGTATAGACCACCGCGATCAGCCCGATGCCCGCCAGGATGAGCAGCCGATCCAGCTGGGTGATCTGGGCCAGCGCCATGGTCGAAGAGAAGAGCACCAGCCCCATCCAGCTCAGCCGAACCACCAGAAAGACGGCCGAGGCGAACATGCGGGTACCGACGTCGAACCGCTGCTCCAGGTACTCGTAGATGCTGGTGACCCGCAGGCGCAGAAAAACCGGGATCAGCCCGTAGGCAATCACCAGGTAGATGAAGGGATAGAAGACGAGACCGCCCATGGCGCCGATGATCCCGTACTTGATGACTTCGCCCGGCGTGGCCAGGTAGCTCACGGTGGAGGTCAGGGTGGCCATCAGGCTCAGCCCTACGGCGAACCAGGGCATGCGCCGCCCCCCCAGAAAGTACTCTTCCGCGGAGTGCTGCCGGCGGGAGAAGACGATCGCCATCCACACGGTAGCCGTGAAATAGGCCCCGATCATGGAGTAGTCCAGCCATTCGAGCCGGTGGAAGGCGGCAGTCTCGACTGCGGTGGGAACCTCAAGCGGCATGGCGGTTTTCTCAGGGAAAGGTAGCGGCCGGATCCCGCCCGGCGGATGTCATGGGGGCAGCGGCACGGCGGATCGAGCTACAGGTTAGCCACGCCCCCAGTCCACAGAGCGGCACGAATCCTACAAAGTGAAACAACGGAAGTGCATGACCCAACGGGAGCAGGAGCTATGTCCCGCTAATTCGGTTTGCTGCATTATTGAACATCGATGCACAGGATAGACAGGATTAACAGGACAAGACGTTACGCTGCGGGACGTGGACGGGCTCCACGATCAAGCGGGGGTTTACGGGAGACCTCAAGTTCCTTCGCGGCCCTTAGTGGATCACTCCTTTTCGCCTTCATCTGCCGGAGGTTCAGGAGCTTGAGGAGGGATGGATCTCTCGAATCCGCCTGGCGACCTCGGAGGCGTGCCGGTAGAGGGTGATCCAGTCGCCGTCCACCGCGATCCAGGAGAGCCCCAGGGCCAGCCAGCGCCGGATGCCCTGCGGGTCGAAGCCGGTGGAATGGCCGACGGGGATCCCCTTCCGGATGGCTGCCCGGTAGATCTTTTCGCAGGCGGCAGTCACGTCCGGATGTCCGGCCTGGCCGCCCAGTCCCATGCTGGCGCTCAGGTCGCCCGGTCCGGCCACGATGCTGTCCACGCCCGGAAGCTCCAGGATGGCGTCGATCTGATCCACCGCCCGGATGTGCTCGATCTGGAGCACCAGCATCATGTTCCGGTCGATCTCGGCCAGGTACTGCGGCGGCGCCACCGCCCCGAACCGCACCCCCCGCGCCGGACCGAAGCCGCGCGAGCCCCGAGGCGGGTAGTGAAAGCCGGCCACGGCCCGTTCCGCATCCTGGAGGCTTTCGATGCGGGGAACGATGACGGCGGCGGGATGCAGTTCCAGGTAGGGCTTCATCACCACCGGATCGTTGGAGGGGACCCTCACAAAAGCCGCGGCGCCCGCGCCTCGCGCCGCCCGGATGTGGTCCAGCGCCTGGGAGTAGCTGAGGGCCGAGTGTTCGCAATCGATCCACACGAAATCGTAGCCCGCCTCCCCGAACAGCTCGCTCACGGCCGCGTCGGTCAGGGCGACCGCCGTGCCCAGGGAGAGCTCTCCCCGCTTCCACTGGTCTCTGATCTTCTCGATCTGGTTCATGGCTTAACGGCCTCCTGGTCGGGTAATAGGATCATGGCCGTTGCCGGTTTGCGGTCCCCGGCGTGGCCCTTCAAATCAGGGCTTCCAGCCTCTGGCTCAGGCTCAGCAACTGCTTCCCCCGTTCCGACAGCTCCTCGAAGTCCCGATGGGTCATCCCGATGGGATGGTTGCGGGGATCATACCAGGAAAGCCGGTAGCCGATGTCCAGCTCCATCCGCACGTGGTCGGAGCGGTTGGGCGTCCCGCGGTGGATCACCCGCGCATCGCAGATGTAGGCCGAGCCGCGCTTCAGATTCAGGCGCATCCTGGACGGATAACGCCCCGACTCGATCAAGCGGTTGAGGTTGTGGGCGCCGCCGGAACCCGGCACGTGGCTCAACTCGGGCACGCCGCAGTGATGGGTGCTGGGCAGAAGCTCGAAGCTGCCGTTCTGGTTGTTGGTATCCACCAGGGCGACCTTCAGTGACAGGGAGGGAAAGGCCGGCAACACCACGTTGGCCGCAAACAGCTCCCCGTCCCGGTGCCAGTTCATGACGCCGCAACCCGGGCAGGGATGGTAGGAGATGTAGTCGCTGATCAGGAAATCTCTGCTCCCCCACAGCCGTTCAAGCAGTTGCAGGACGGTGGCGTTCTCATAGAGGGCGGGATCGGAAAAGGGCATCCTCCAGGGGGTTTCGATCTTGTAGCGCAGCGGTTCGGTGACTCGGCCGCGGCCCGTGTCCAGATCCCCGCTCAGGACCCTGGAATTGAGGGCCCGCACCTTCGCCAGCATAGGCAGCAGCTCCGCGTGAAGCGCCTCGGCCTTGGCTGTGGGAATGAAATCCTCAAAGACCACGTAGCCGTTGATCAGGAATTCCTGAACCAGTTGATCGATCGAAATCCGCATGATGCCCTGTCTGAATTACCCCTGTTTCACTCTGCATCCGCCGACCCGTCATGTCGGACGGGGGCGCACTTAAGTGACAAGTGGATAGTGACCAGTGGATAGGTATCGGATCGACACGCAAAGCACCGTGTCAGCCTCGGCGCCGTCCTTCAAATAAGCACAGTCCGTTCCCAAAACCCTCGGCCGACCACTCTTCACCCTTCAAACTTCAAACTTCAGCAGTCTACCTGCTTGGCGCCGCTGGGGACAACTTCGCCTAATCCAGCATCTCCGCTGCCGACTTGATCGACTCCACCGCTCCCCACAGCGCCAGAACGAACAGAAATCCCATGAGAAGATTCTCCCACCAGCGGTTGCGGTAGCGCGGGCCGATCAGGCGGGGACTGGCCGTGATCCACCAGAGGCCCCCGGCCAGGGCCGGAATGAGCACCACCATCAGGGTGTTGACCAGCAGCGTCAGCCTGACGAAGTCGGCTCGCTCGGTGAAGACCCAGACCAGCGGCGAGACCAGGGTCCAGACCGCCACCAAGCGGTAGACGGGATGCAGGCGGTGGTCGGTGGGGGTTGCTTCCGGGGTCCGCCAGCGCCGGTAGGCGTGGCTTGCCAGACAGCCCAGGCCCAGGCCGCAGCCGAGCAGCGAGGTGTAGACGGCGCCGAACAGACCCAGGAAGAACAGCAGCCGACCCCCGTTGCCGAGCACGATTCCCAGCAGCCCGGTCAGGTCGTCCAGGGTCCCGATGCGGCTGCCGCTGGCGTGCACCAGTTCGGCCCCCAGGGTCCAGACCGCCAGGTTGAAAAGGATCATGGCGCCCATGGCCAGCATGAAGTCGTAGGTCTGCACCCGACGGTAGGCCGGACCGCGCCAACCCTTCTGTTCCAGAAAATAGGGATAGACCAGGTTCATCAGCGAGCCCCCTACGGCCCCCACCATGGCCATGGCCACCACCATGGCGCCGAAGGGACCCTCCGTGGCCGGAAGCTGGAGCGTTAGGACACCCTTCAGGATGCCTGCCAGGTTGGGTCCGACCCATATGGCGGTGCCGAGGAGCGAGACCGTCATCAGGACCATGAACCCTTTGAACACCCATTCCACACGGGCGTACACCGGCCGGAAAATAATGGCCAGCCCGACCACGACCCAGACCAACGCCCACTGCCACTCGCGTCCCAGGCCGGTCAGCTCCACCATGATCTCCCCGACACCGGCCACCATGTAGGTCCCATTGATGTGAGCGACGACCACGGCCACCACCAGCAGAAAGGGGGCGTACCAGCGGTGGAGACGGACCAGGCCGTCCAGCACCCCTTCTCCGTGGGGATTGCAGAGCTGATACTTGGCGATGGTGGTGACGAAGAAGAACCGCATCAGGAGGGCAAACACCATGGCCCACATGAGCGCGTAGCCGTAGTTGCCTCCGGAAATGCCGGCCGAGAGGATGTCTCCGGAACCCAGCCAGGTCAGAATGACCACGAATCCCGGACCGAAGGACTTTACATATTCCGCGAAGGTGCGAGGAATCGGAGCCGGCGGTGTGCCCTTATCGAGCCTGGACGTGGCCATGGTGGGAACCGTTCTTCCTCCCTGCGAACCTCATCCCCTTGCTGGATTGAAACTGCAGGCCGGCTTGGACACGTCGCTCCGCTCGAAACGGGCGGGCTGCCAGCCGTTGCCTACGGGCGCCGGGACCCGCTTTCCAACTCGGCCAGGTCGAACCGGTAGAAGGTGATCTCGCCGTACCTGTCGGCCGCACCCTTCGCTGTTTCCACCACCATGCCGATGGTGCCGTCGGCCAATCGTTGCATGACCGAATAGGCGGCGAATCCGTTGTTGAGTTGAACCGGATTGGTGAAGGTCTTTCCTTCGTCGTAGCTGGTCCAGACCGTGATGTTGTTGCGGTTGAGGCCGTTTTCCCCGCGCGGTCCGGAAAAAAGGATGCGATCGCGGTCGTGACCTGCGCGTTTGGCGGAATAGCGGACCAGAGAGCCGTCTACTTCCGTGATGGGTATGGTGTCCGGATTGTCGGGCCCCCAGGTGACACCGCCATCGGTGCTGATATGGCGCCGGCGGAACTTGCCGCTTTCTGGCCGAGCGTCCAGCAGCACTCTGCCGTCGATCAACTCGACGACTTCATCCTCGTTGGCATCAGGCCCCGGTGTGACGTTGCCGACCTGCCAGCTCTTACCGTGGTCGTCGGAATAATAGACGAACGGCTCAACGGTAACCGGTCCGTCTGGTGATCTTGATCCGCCGCGCTTGGCTGGAATAATCAGCCGGCCGTTGCGCGATCTTTTTTGGTCCTGCCATTGAAGTTGAATGCCGCTGCCCGGACCGGGTTCGGCTTGACGCCAATAGAGGCCGTCACTGGTCTCGTGCGGTTCGTCCGGATAGACCACTTGCTTGCGGTCCGACCAGGTCTGGCCGTTATCGGTGCTCGAACGGAACCACACGATGTGGTTGCCGTCCTTGGAGTCCGGGCTTTGCCCGTAGGCCATATTACGGGGCGCAATGTCCGGCATTTGTCCATAGAACAGGAACACCGTCCCGGTCTTGGCATCGAGCACCGGCGTCGGGTCGGCGAAATCGAGCAGGTCCCCGCCTGGGCGGAAACCGGATTCGATGACAACCATCGGTTGCCAGGTTCGACCGTTATCGGTGCTCCGGCGCATCACCAAGTCGATGGGGGCGTTCTCATCGCGACGCGGGTCGCTGCCGTCTCCGCGGCGTCCTTCCGCGAACACCAAAACCGACCCATCCTGCGTAACAATCATGCCGGGAATGCGGAACGTGTGGTAATCCTCCTGCTGCGTGACGTAGTCCCCCTTGGGAGAAACGAACGGTACCGACACCGTAATGATCTCTGCCACCGCCGGCAATGAGACCAAGATCGCCAGCATTACAAAAATGACGATACTGCGGACGTATTCTCTCAATAGCGCCATGTCTGCCTCCCTGGTGTGTGCTCCCACCGCCTGCACCCGCGAAGAACCCTGTCCCGCAGATTACCTCCGTCTTGGAGTTGGGGAACAGGACCGGGAACAGTTTACTAGGTTGGGCTGCACCCGCCTGGAAAATTGAGGAAACTTGGCGGCTTTGGCCCCATTGTCCCTTGAGATCGGGTGACCTTAAAAAGGCCGGTTGACCCGGGCAACGGAAGGGAGCACGCTTGGGGTCACCACCCAAACAATAGGAGAAGGCAAATGAACAGAAACAAAGGATCGCGGCAAGAACGGTCGAGACCCTTGATGCTGCTGGTCGGCTTCCTTTTGTGCGTAGGCACCGTAACGGCAAGCGGAGATCCGGACCGTATCGACTACGAGCTTCTGGCCACCAACCGCACCTCCACCATGGAGAAGGAAATGAACCAGGCTGCGGCACGGGGCTTCCGGCTGGCAGCAGTCATGGGGGGAGATACCTCATTCGGGGGTTCCGAAGTCGTGGTCATCATGCAGAAGGGACGGGAAAGCGCTTCCGGAAGCTATCAATACAAGCTGTTGGCCACCAACCGCACCTCCACCATGGAGAAGGAAATGAACCAGGCTGCCGGGGAGGGGTTTGAGCATGCCGGGCAGACCGTCTTTGAAACTACCTTTGGCGGCAAGGAGACGGTGGTGATCATGGAGCGCGACGGAGCCGGCGAGGCCAGGTACGAGTACAAGCTGCTCGCGACAAAGAGGACTTCCACCTTGCAGAAGGAGTTGACTCTGGAGGGCGAGAACGGTTTCAAGCTGGCAGGAATGACGGTGTCCAGGACGACTTTCGGCGGAGAGGAGCTTGTGTCCATCCTGCAGCGCCCGGCCAGGTAGGAGGTGGCCCGGAAGGACATGTCCCGTTCATGGCTACCACCGACCCTGAAAGCTCAGCCTGATTGCCAGCCCGCCACTCTCGATATCAGGCAGGGGGTCAGTTGCGATCGATGGCCGGAAACCTACCAAAGGGTGTAACGGATGCGCAGGCCAACACGCCGCGGGGCAAGGACGTTGGAGAAGTAGCGCCGTGACCGGAATCCCTCTTTGGTTCGGCCGATGAGGCCGGGGGTCTGGCGCACGCCGGTGACGGCGTACTCGTCGAGCAGGTTATCGGCATAGAAAGTGAGGGTCCAGTCGTTCCTCGAGAGCGACGCCGAAAGGTTGTGGAGATCGTAGGCCGGCAGCCTCTCGCCGCCGGCGCGCAAGCCGATCCGGGTGAGCACGTCACCCACGTAGGTGTAGCCGTACAGCAACTGAAGCACGGTCTTGTCTCCGAGCAGCCTGGTGTAGCTGGCCAGCAGGCTGCCCTGATGTCGCGGCGCCCCCGACAGGCGGTCGCCCTTGAAGGCGTCGGCGCCACCGTCCAGCAAGCCAAGCGAGTCCTTGCTCAACTCGGCATGGGTGTAGGACCACGATCCGCGCAGGCGCACACCGCTCGTCACACCGGCCGCCCCCGCGAACTCGATGCCGCGGCTCACGGCTCCGCCACCGTTCAGCGTGATCGGCTGGGAGCTGAAGGGTGTCAGCCCCGCTACCTGAATGTCTTTCCAGTCCACGTGGAACAGCGTGCCGCTGGCGCTGAACCGCCCGTCGCGCCAGGAGCGGCGCATGCCGGCCTCGTAGTTGGTGGTGGTATCGGGCCGGATCAGCGCCTGTTCCTCATAGATGCACCCCGACTGCGGGGGGTCGTTGTCGGGATCCGCGTCGGTGAGAAGGGCAATCTCTTCGTCGGTACAAACCCGGAAGTTGTTGCCGCCGCCGATGCGGTACCCTTCCGAGCGGGTGAAATAGGCATTCGACTGCTCGTTGAAACGATAGCTGAGGCTCGCCTTGAACAACATGCCGCGGTCGTTGGACTCATAGTCGGTGAACGGCGAGTTGTAAATGGGCGTGTAAGGGAACTCGGTAAGACTGCCGGTCTCGACGCGGTAACCGAACCAGCGCCCGCCGGCCGTCAGGCGCCACCGTTTGCCCAGGTCCCGAGATATCTCCCCGAAAAGCGCCCTTTCTCCCACGGTGCTGTTCCCGAGCGAGTAGTACTCGACCGCCTCGGACGCTGGATTTCCGCCCAGGATCGGCGTTACCCCCGAGAATTCCGTCAGTCCCGGCGTAAACTCGAAGCTGGTCCCGCTGCTGTCGTAGTTGTTGAAGAATAGGCCACCGACCCACCCCCACGGCCCCTCGCTGGTCGAGACCAGCCGCGTCTCCCAATTGAAGCGCTCCTCCCGCTCATCCTCGCGGGTATAGGCGGCAAAGGATCGAAACTGCGATGTCAGGTCGGTGACCGAGATTCCCGGGTCAATCTCCCGGGCTTCGGTCAGCGCCGGGAACTCGCCCGGCAGCAACCCCGCGATGCCGAACGCCTGGACCAGCAGGTCCGTCTGGTCACGTTGCCCCTGCTCGGCGAAGCGCGAATAGCCGACCGCGGTGGTCAATTCCGCGCCACCCGGCGCCCAGGTCAGCTCCAGGCTCCACAGTTGATTCCTGCGGTCGTTCGGTTCCAGAAAGCGGTGCGCGGAGACATAGCGGCCGGTGTCGAACGACCGGGAGTGATTGATCTGGCGCGCGCCGACCTGCTGATCCTGCAGATGGTAGGCCACCAGGGCCGACAGGCTAGGGGATGCCTCCCACAGCAGGGAGAGCCGGGCCGAGATCGTCTCCTCCGTGTTGGCATCCGCTTCACGTCTCAGGCTCTCGGCCACTGCCTCCGAGTCGTTCAGGTCCGGCTCCGGTTCGGAGATGCCCGGCCTGCGCAGCAGGTAGTCGTAGTCGATGAAGCCCGGATCGGCATAGCGGTCGATGGAGCCGCGCAGAGCCAGCTTGCGGGAAACCAACGGCAGGTTGAAGGTGAGGCCGGCATCCGAGCCCGGGGCGCCGCCGTGGGCCAGCGCGAACAGGTCGCCTCGCACCTCGAAAGTACGCTGCTCCGTGTCCGGCCGGCGCGGCAGGTAACGCACGGCTCCCGCCAGGGTGCCGGCGCCGTAAAGCGTTCCCTGGGGACCCAGCAACACCTCCACCCGCTCGATGTCGTTGAGCCGAAGATCGACCGCCAGGGGAATGTCCCCAAGATAGGTGGCGACACCGTTGTTGTAATTGTTGCCGCTGAACTCCGACCCGTTCAACGAGTCGGTGTTGAGGCCTCGGGCGATGACCACGTTGCTGCCGCGCGCTCCCTGGTCCACCACCGTCAGTCCGGGTGTCCAGCGCGCCAGCTCCGTCAGGTTCCCGATGGATCGCCGCTCGATATCTTCGCCGGTCACGGCCGAAACGCTCATGGGCACCTGCTGGGTCGGCTCCTCGAAGCGGGTGGCCGTCACGACCACCGCTTCCTCGAATGCGGCCAGACGCAGGGTTATGGCCGGCAGTTCCACCGGATTGGTCCCGACGGCGACGCCCTCCACCCTCGCCGCACCGAAGCCGATCCGGGAGACGGTCACCGTATAGGTGCCCGGAACCAGGCCCGTGTATACGAACCGGCCACCCGGGTCAGCTTGCACCTCGCGCGGTGTGTCCGGACCGCCGCTCAGAGTGACCTTGACGCCGGGCAACACCGCGCCGGTCTCATCGACGACCATGCCCGAAATCCGACCCGACTGGGCTGCGGATCCATCAAAAGCACAGACAAGCAGCAGGAGCGTCAAAGCACACCTGATTACCGTGTCCGTCATGTCCGCTGTCATGGCGATGGGAGGTATGAGGATACCGGCAGTTGGATAAGATGAGGGCGCAGACCCATCCCCATTGGAAGCCGTTACCTGACCGGGTCGTATCAGATTAGCCGCCCCCCTTCCGCGACGACGGGACGGATCTTACAGGGCGAAACAGGGATGCTTGAGACGAGTGAAGAGTGGAGAGTGAAGAGCTACTCGGTCGACACGCCAAGCATCGTGTCGCTCTCGGCACAGTCCTTCAAATAAGACTGGGATCGATCCGTCCAGTGTCTTGTGGATCTCGGCACGGTCATTGAGAATAATGCAACCGGCTCATCAGGCGCTTGCCTATCCCAGCACCTTCCGCTGACCACTCTTCACTTTTCACCTGGGTGCGCCGCCGTCCCATACCACCGGGCGGCTCATGAGGGGCGAAAAAGGGGCGTTCCAGACAAGCAGGAGAGGACTAATCCAGGAATCGGATAGCGGCAAACAGCAATCCACCGATGGCCAGATGGATGCCGACGATTCCGGCTCCCTGAATCCACAAGGCCCTGAAGACCTCGGCCTTGAGGTCGGCAATGTCGGCCTTGGTGGAGGCCCGCAGTCCGGCCATGTCGGCCGTGGTGGAAGCCCGCAGATTATCGATTTCGACCCTGACGGCGGCGAATTCGGCCGTGGTCGAAGTCCGAAGTTTGTCAACGTCCGCCCTGGTGGAGACCTGCAGTCTGTCGATATCGGTCCTGACGGCAGCGAATTCGGCCCTGGTGGAGACCTGCAGTTTGTCGATATCGGTCCTGACAGCGGCGAATTCGGCCGTGGTGGAGGCCTGCAATTTTCCGAAGTCGGACTTGGTGGCAACCATTTCCTGGAAGGCTCCGGCCATGGATCGGACGATGGCTCCGGCTTGGGCTTCGTTGAAGCCGGCGGCCTTGAGATCCTGGCTGACTTTCAGAGTGTCGAAACCAGTCGTGGCCATTGAATGCCCTTTTGTGAGGATACTAGCACAGTAGCGGATTTAGACCGGTCAGCATGACTGACCGTGCAAACTCTGTGCTGTAATTTCGTGAGCCGGTCTGGGCGGGGAGTTCGCGCCAGAAGGGGAGACGCCAGGGAGAAAAGCGGTCGTTGAGGCGCCTAGGAGGGAGTATTGGTTGCGGGGGCGGGATTTGAACCCGCGACCTTTGGGTTATGAGCCCAACGAGCTACCAGACTGCTCCACCCCGCCCCGAAATCTTATTTTCCGGGGGGTTGGGAGTCAAGGAGTTTGTTGGGGAGGCGGGTCCCCGGGCAGGGCCACCGGGTCGGTTCCGCTGGCCGCGGCGCCGGGGGAATCCCGGGGGTCAGGCTTGGTGACGATCTTGATTTCGCCTTCTCGAACCAAACCCAACTCTTCACGAGCGATTTTCTCGATGGTGGCGGGGTCGGTTTTCAGGGACTCGATCTCTCCCATCACCTGCCGATTTCCCGATTCGAGGGCTTCCTTTTCGCGAGTCAAGGACTGGTTTTCCTCTTCCAGGCGTTGCATTTCCAAGTGGCCGGTCGGACCGAAAATGGCCTGCACCGCCAAGCCCAGCAACAGCAGCCCCATAATGACCGCCAGTATGGATCTCAACCGGGAGGATTTTTTCCTGGATGCTTTCCTGGAAACCAAGATTGTCCCTCTTGCTCCCGACCGGAAGCAGGCAGTCATTCCCCTCCGACCGGTTGCGTTGCGATGAAGCTGCCATCGCTCGCTGTAATTGGCCGGCAAAGCAGGAAGCTAGTCTAGCCCAAAACGGATATAATGAACATCCCCTTGGCCGGTTTCCGTTAGCCGGGTCGGCACTGCTTCCCGGTCTCGACGGAGTCCCCGGGGCGAGGAGACAGCCATGACAGACAAGGTGGTGGTGCTGGTCAACTGCTCCAGCCTGGAGGAGGCCGGGAAGATCGGAAGGCAACTGGTGGCCAAGCGGTTGGCGGCCTGCGTCAACCTGGTTCCCGGGGTTCGTTCCTGGTACTGGTGGGAAGACAAGGTGGTCGAGGACAACGAAGTCATGGTCATGATCAAAACCTCTCGCGAGCGGTTGACCGACCTTGAGAAAGAGGTGGTCCGTCTCCACTCCTATGCGGTTCCGGAAGTGATTGCTCTGCAAGTGGTGGACGGCTCCCAGAATTACCTGAACTGGATCGAATTCTCCCTCAGCGGGAAGCCATGACGGCAGTGTTCCACCGCTTCGCCCGACGCGCGAAGAAGTGGGTCCAGTCTTCAGGGATGTCAAAACCACGGGAAACAACCATGGACAAGCTACGAGTCATCGGGAAATGCGGAGCTGGTGGAGTGGCCGCCGTTCTGGTTCTCGTGGGCGTGCTTGCCGGTCGAGCGGATAGGGTTTCCGCCGACACCGGCGCCGACCGGGTGGAGGTCTCCCTGCAATCCGAAAGCCGGTGGGAAAGGACCTTCAACCTGCGTCGCGGCGAAGTCCGTGAGATTTCGGTGGCCGTCTCCAGTCCCTCCTTCCTGCCGCCCAACGGCCGGGTAGCGGTGAGCTGGCACTTGGAAAACCCCAATGGGGCCAAGGGCGCCGACGTCTCCAAAGAGACTGCCGGCTCCGCCCAGGACGGGAGAGAGCCCGATGTCTTCGGCATATACACCCGGCCCACCGCCCGCTGGAGAAAAGTGCTCCATGCCCTGGATCCGGATGTCTTCCTGATTTACAGGGCTCCGGTGTCGGGAAGGTATGTCCTCAGCCTGGCCCCGGTCATCGATGAAGACCCGGTCTTCGGCGGACCCCGCTGGCGCGAAACCGGGACCGCACCCCGGGTGGATGCCTTCCCCCGCAACACGCCCTGGCCTTCCGGGGCGCAGGTTTCCCTGTTCGCCAGCGTCAGGGGTCTGGATCTCGAGGAGCCGCCCGACCTTC
The window above is part of the Acidobacteriota bacterium genome. Proteins encoded here:
- a CDS encoding sodium/solute symporter (Members of the Solute:Sodium Symporter (SSS), TC 2.A.21 as described in tcdb.org, catalyze solute:Na+ symport. Known solutes for members of the family include sugars, amino acids, nucleosides, inositols, vitamins, urea or anions, depending on the system.), yielding MPLEVPTAVETAAFHRLEWLDYSMIGAYFTATVWMAIVFSRRQHSAEEYFLGGRRMPWFAVGLSLMATLTSTVSYLATPGEVIKYGIIGAMGGLVFYPFIYLVIAYGLIPVFLRLRVTSIYEYLEQRFDVGTRMFASAVFLVVRLSWMGLVLFSSTMALAQITQLDRLLILAGIGLIAVVYTTLGGMRAVIWTDVAQFFILFGGALFTVAYVAAETGTGPGAWLESIAAADRPGQPIFSFDPFERVTLVGMGLLGFFWYVCTYAGDQVAVQRLMSTASARSARWSSACDLISGLLVTLALVAVGMALYAYYQGQPPADADQAFPYFIRSQLPRGLAGLVVAALFSAAMSSLDSGMNSVATVISVDYVERWRSTPLAAGTQLLLARLLTVAVGLSSILMCLVLFLIPEGIRGNLLELAQRVSSFPVGGLGGLFLAAIWVKRCTGPIAVQATCAGMLFGLVVGWGHTFGVFPEERPPSFMWIIPSSCLVTLFYAVV
- a CDS encoding aldolase/citrate lyase family protein, encoding MNQIEKIRDQWKRGELSLGTAVALTDAAVSELFGEAGYDFVWIDCEHSALSYSQALDHIRAARGAGAAAFVRVPSNDPVVMKPYLELHPAAVIVPRIESLQDAERAVAGFHYPPRGSRGFGPARGVRFGAVAPPQYLAEIDRNMMLVLQIEHIRAVDQIDAILELPGVDSIVAGPGDLSASMGLGGQAGHPDVTAACEKIYRAAIRKGIPVGHSTGFDPQGIRRWLALGLSWIAVDGDWITLYRHASEVARRIREIHPSSSS
- a CDS encoding phytanoyl-CoA dioxygenase family protein, which codes for MRISIDQLVQEFLINGYVVFEDFIPTAKAEALHAELLPMLAKVRALNSRVLSGDLDTGRGRVTEPLRYKIETPWRMPFSDPALYENATVLQLLERLWGSRDFLISDYISYHPCPGCGVMNWHRDGELFAANVVLPAFPSLSLKVALVDTNNQNGSFELLPSTHHCGVPELSHVPGSGGAHNLNRLIESGRYPSRMRLNLKRGSAYICDARVIHRGTPNRSDHVRMELDIGYRLSWYDPRNHPIGMTHRDFEELSERGKQLLSLSQRLEALI
- a CDS encoding Nramp family divalent metal transporter, producing MATSRLDKGTPPAPIPRTFAEYVKSFGPGFVVILTWLGSGDILSAGISGGNYGYALMWAMVFALLMRFFFVTTIAKYQLCNPHGEGVLDGLVRLHRWYAPFLLVVAVVVAHINGTYMVAGVGEIMVELTGLGREWQWALVWVVVGLAIIFRPVYARVEWVFKGFMVLMTVSLLGTAIWVGPNLAGILKGVLTLQLPATEGPFGAMVVAMAMVGAVGGSLMNLVYPYFLEQKGWRGPAYRRVQTYDFMLAMGAMILFNLAVWTLGAELVHASGSRIGTLDDLTGLLGIVLGNGGRLLFFLGLFGAVYTSLLGCGLGLGCLASHAYRRWRTPEATPTDHRLHPVYRLVAVWTLVSPLVWVFTERADFVRLTLLVNTLMVVLIPALAGGLWWITASPRLIGPRYRNRWWENLLMGFLFVLALWGAVESIKSAAEMLD
- a CDS encoding sialidase family protein — translated: MALLREYVRSIVIFVMLAILVSLPAVAEIITVSVPFVSPKGDYVTQQEDYHTFRIPGMIVTQDGSVLVFAEGRRGDGSDPRRDENAPIDLVMRRSTDNGRTWQPMVVIESGFRPGGDLLDFADPTPVLDAKTGTVFLFYGQMPDIAPRNMAYGQSPDSKDGNHIVWFRSSTDNGQTWSDRKQVVYPDEPHETSDGLYWRQAEPGPGSGIQLQWQDQKRSRNGRLIIPAKRGGSRSPDGPVTVEPFVYYSDDHGKSWQVGNVTPGPDANEDEVVELIDGRVLLDARPESGKFRRRHISTDGGVTWGPDNPDTIPITEVDGSLVRYSAKRAGHDRDRILFSGPRGENGLNRNNITVWTSYDEGKTFTNPVQLNNGFAAYSVMQRLADGTIGMVVETAKGAADRYGEITFYRFDLAELESGSRRP